The nucleotide sequence TTTCCAGGCTGAATTCAGAGGGAATTCGTGACCTGGTCATCAGCGCCGATGGGATGAAAGAGACATTTCCTGCAGTGCTGGCCCTGATTGAAAGTTCCCCCGACCTGCCCGAGTGGACGTTTACCCCGTTTCGCCAGCGAATTGATGTCTCAGAATTCGGACTGCGGTTTGGTGACAGGGAGCTGAGAGCCAGCGACTTCTATTTCTGGCTGCAGACCGAGGACGGGGCCATCGATCTGATTGTCTATGTTCCCGGCCTGACCGAAGAGAACCGCGAAGAATTAACAGGCGCCGGCTTCATCCTGCTGGACATGACACTGGGCGAATTCGACGTCACTTTGAATCTGCGCTACATCGATTTTCAACCCCTGCCCGAAAATCCGGAAGCCGACGACCTCCTGCCACTCACCGCATTACCACCCGAGTTTGACGAGCTGTTGAATGCGTTGAATGAAGATTGAGCTGGCACTCCGAAATTTGGGTCACACCCCACCATTTCTGCAAATCAGACGGTTCTTCTTTACATATCAACCCCCACCCGGCATCATGGAATCAACGACTTTGGTGAAATCACTCCTGTTCCCCTGAATGAAGTGAGGCTGCTATGCTGGTGAAGAAGCTGAAAGACAAACTGATCAAAGGTGAAACCGTTTATGGTTCGCTGTTTCAGTATGCCGTGGTACCCGCGATGGTCGAATCGATTCCCGAAAACTCGCTCGACTTTGTGATCGTCACCCCCGAACATACGACGCTCGATCTCGCGGAGTTCCTCCCGCTGCGGTATGCACTCAACTCCAAAGGCATCGCCTGCCTGGCCCGTACACACAGTCGCGACGCTGCCGATGTCGCCCGCGTCTGTGATACCTTTGATGGCGTAGTCGTTCCCTATGTCGAAGAATACGAACAGGCCCAGCAGCTCGCAGCCGCCGCCGTGTATCGACCGCTGAAAGGCATCGTGCTGGATGAAGTCCTCAAGACCGGCAAATTCGTCAATCAGAAAACCGCCGACTACATTGAGAAGCGTAACGAAAACACCCTCTTCATCCCCATGATTGAATCGGTGCCCGGCATCCAGAACCTGGAAAAGATCTGTTCCATTCCCGGCGTGCATGCGGTCTTCGTCGGTCCCGGCGATCTGACCGCCAACATGGGAATCCCCGGCGAATACGACAACCCCGATCTGATCGCCGCCATCCAGAAAGTCATCGACATCGCCAATCAGCAACACGTCGCCGCCGGCTGCTGGTTTGGCACTACCAAACAGGCCGTCCGCACCATCAGGCAGGGCGCCCGCCTGGTCGTCTATGCCAACGATGGACTCATGCTGAAACACGCCATGCAAAGCGCCTATAGCGAACTCCGCAAAGGGTAAATCACATAGACAGAACCAGTGGATGGTACCGGATGCACGTGCGAGCTCACCCATTAACTTAATCCCTAATCGTCCATTTAAAAAAGGGATGGTACCGAATGAAATTCGGTACGAGCGCAGCGAGCAGGAGGTCGCAGCTCACTCATTCAAAACTGATCCAGTTTCCCACCTGATCGAAACCAACCACCGACTATCAATAAAAAATCCAGATTCAACCTGAACGAAGATCGTTCCACTCACAACCTCCTGTTGTCTCCGACAACCCCGGATTACATCCAGGGCCACCCAGCTTGTTTCTCCTTACCCCACAAAATCAATCCTTTGACTTAACAATCTTCCGTCCCCGGTTCACCCGGTTGTTATCGTCTGCTTTGGCGCGCTGAAATGCGGCCCGCTGCTGCACACTGTAAAAGTCAGTCGTCAGAGTCTTACGCTGCTGTCCTGAAATCTGCTCCAGCATTTCCAGCAGCGCTCCTTCAATCTGGGGTTCTGCATAAACCTCCAGACCCGCAGTCCGGGCCGGCCAGGTTGTGTAACCTCCCAGGAAATGCTGTTCCGGCGGAGGAATATAACCGGCGGCGCCGTTTGCCAGACTCATGTTGAATGTATATTCAAACGGACTCTGTGCTTTCAGCTTGATCCCGGTGATCCCGTAAACTTCATTGGGAATCGCCGTGATCGCCAGATCGCCGATGCAGATCACCTGCAGAATCAGTTCTTCCACTGGATGCGCCTCAATCCACAGCGCCTGCTCGGCGTAGACTTCCGGACGATTCGCCGGACGCCGCTCTCCCCGTTTCGCATTGATCGCCTCTGCCCAGGCCAACCGCTCAGGAGTTGGAAGACGTCGATTCAGCTCAAGGATCGTCTGCGCCATTTCCAGTTGAGGCGTGCCCATTCCATAAATGATTTTCTGATACGCGTTCAGAGCAATCTCCGCCAGCTCACTCGTATACTGGTCGATACTGTAGTCACTGCGGCGGGGCTTCGAGTAATCCATCCATTGCAGATCACCCGACGTTCCCTGAGACATCGCCGCTACAAATGGTTTTTCAGGATCACCGGTTTTTCCGATCTTCTCTTCCATCAGCTGACAGAATTTCCCGTAGTAATCCGCAGAAAATCCGCCCCGCGCCCCGAAGTAATGCATCGAATAATTCGCCAGCAGACCCAAGGGTCGTTTGCCGTCGGCTGACTGAATACTGAGCAGCGACAGTCCCGAATCCACGGGTCCCGCAGGACCGATGTAATCGGGATTCTGATGACCGGGATGCATCATCGCCCGCACCGTTTTCTCCCCGAAAGGATCTTCACCCGGCTTGTCCGGCTGTCTCAACCAGCGTCGGCAGTGCGTATGTTCGGGCGCATCGACCGACGTGAATCCAACCCACGCCGGTTCCAGATTCGCATACGCTTTAGCAATTCCTTCCGCCAGTCTGGGAGGCAGAAAGCGTTCGTAAGTCGGATCACTGTTCGTACCCAGACAATAATCCATCACGCTCGGCGCGGTATGTGTGTGCGTCGAAGAAATCAGAATCCGCTCAACGGGAATGCCCGTTTTACTACGTGCGAGAATCTTCGCCCGGTCACAGATGTCGCGCGGAATCATACAGGAATCAACGACGACAATCGCCACGGTCGTCTCTTCCGACTGCAGCACAAAACAGCGGGCATACAACCGGTCCAGCACTTTGTCCTGATTGATTTCCAGGAATTGACCATTCTGCAGAGCCGGCAGCTTCTCAGGCGTGACATCAATGGCAGCCACACCCGCAGAGAGGGCACCAAATCCATCAGCAGGCAGCACACACAGCAACAAAGTCAGACTCAAAACGGACGACATCATCAATGATAAATAACGCATCGGTACACTCTCTCCAGTCAGTTGATGGTAGCAAATTGTGACAGCGCGTTACTGCTTCTTTTCTGTTTTCGATTGCTTTGCCCGCAACAGCTTCGCCATGTACGCGGCCGTCTCGTCGGCGATCACATTGTAACCCGCCAGGTTGGGATGACGGTCACTATACCAGCCGGGCAGATCACCGAGAATCGGGTCCAGCTCGTTTGCCATCACTACCACACTGCCACCGATCACGAACGGCTTCACCAGTGCATGATATTTTTCCGGAACCTTCGACAGCGGATAACGTCGATAGGTCAGCATGTTCTGCCCCTTCTTCAGCTCCTCTGCATAGCGGGGATAGATGTCGAAGACCTCCAGGTTCTCTTTTTTCGCGACGTCAAATACCAGGTCGTTGATCGTTTCACTGTCCGCTTCATTCGCAAATGGAATCACGGTCATCGGAATCAGTAACGCATTGGGATGATCTTCTCGCAACCGCGCCAGCAACTGATGAAAGTCCCTGGGAAAATTCTCCGTGAAATTCTCACGTCGTGCCCGATCATTCAAACCATAACGAATGAAGATATAATCCAAACCAGGCAGCTTGGCGGCAGCGCGATCGTAGCGTTTTGAATCAAACAAGCGCTTGATATATTCGCCACTCAAACTCGAATTGATCACATGACAGGCCGGCAGATCACCTTCCGCAGCCAGCAGTTGTTCCAGCACCTGTTCCAGATGCGGACCTTTGGGCTTCAGCTTTCGAGGAATACTTCCCTCCGTCGTACTGTCACCGAGTAGCAGGATCTGTACCTTCCCCTCATGCTCCGCATTCACGGCTACGGGAACAGCCAGAATCGAGATCACAGTCATTAAAACAAATAGAGGAAGCCGTCGTAACATCATCAGAGAAGTCCTGTAGGTAAGTTGATAGAAGCAGGTGGGGTCGTAATCGGTAAGCAGCTGAACTGGTCAGCCTCGTCTTCATTATGGGGTACTCACGCAGCAAGTGCAATTTACAAACCGTTTGATTTGAGCAGTCTGTATCCACGTTTACTGCAATATCGCGCGGGCGAAGTGCAACGAGTCTAATAGATATCCCGCCCGAAAACCAGCTGTCGGACGAGCACTGCTCAAACGACGTTTCTGCAAAAATTGAACTTGACCGCTTCGCGGCGCTGGCGATAAGCGTTGTTTTCTGTCGCGCGCGTGCCCAGTTTACAGTGCACTGAAACACGCGGCAGTTGTTCTTGATCTTCACTGCAAAACCGCCTGATTTTTCCAGATCTTCACTGCCTGAAACAACACCCGTTCCTGATGTATGCCTGCGGGTCGCCGCACATCGCAGAACTTCGTCCCAAAACCGCCCTGGCATCGCACCAGATCGGGCCCATATCAACACAGTTCGCCACCCCGTTTGCTTGTGAACCCTGTTGACAGCGTCGTGCCCTTCGCGAAGATCAGATGCACTTGGGATGCAATCCTTCATCCCGATCACCAGACTCTCATATTCAGAGAAAGCATTATGAAACATGACCGACTCTCCTCCCTCACCGCGCGTGCGTACTTCCAGACAGAGATCAGAACAGATCGTGCGACTGATTAAAAAAATGATTGGTCGTGGCTCCTATCTCTCGGAAATCAAAACCGCCATCGCCGACGAATTCCAGATCAGCCGTCGTTCTGTCGAACGTTACCTCACCCGTGCCCGCCGCGAAATGCTGAAAGAAGTCGAGCAGAGCCTGGAACAGCACCGCGCCGATTCCCTCTACTTCTATCGCTCCGTGATCGACAGCCCGAAAGCCACCGAACGGGACCGACTCCGCGCCCGCGAACGTATCGACCGCCTGCTGGGTCTCGACACCAAAGCGACTTCCCGCAAAAAAGCCTGGCTCCGCAAGCTCACCCCGGAAGTCATCCGCAACATGTCCAGCGAAGAACTCGAAGCAACCCGCCAGCGCGTCATCAGAGAACGCGAACAGTCACCCGACGAATATTACTGAAAGACACCCACAGAACCAGCTGAAAACCCCGCACCACTGAAGATGGAACGCGGGTTTAATCATGTGTCACTGATTAACTGTAAAACATTCGAAATCAGCCGCAGCACGTTAGCCGCGGTTCGGGCAATTCAATTACTACCACGAAAAACACGAAACCGCACGAAAATCAAAAATAAGGGGTGGTACCGAATGAAATTCGGTACGAGCGCAGCGAGCAGGAGGTCGCAGCTCACTCATTCAAAACTGATCCCGTTTCCCACCTGATCGAAATCAAACACCGGCTATCAATAAAAATACCAGATTCAAACTGGATGAAGATAGTTTCACACACAACCTCCTGTTGTCTCCGACAACCCCGGATTACATCCGCAGCCACCCCTGGTTGTGACTCCCACCGTTCAGATGTTTTCGTGTCCGTTCGTGTTTTTCGGGGTTAAAAAAGAATGCTCGAAACACATTCAATGCAATAACATATGATCAATTCAAAAAAAAAGGGTGATACCGGATGCAATCCGGTACGAGCGCAGCGAGCAGGAGGTCGCAGCTCACTCAACCGAATCTGATAAAGTATTACTACCAGATCAAAACCAGCTGATATCAATAAGAAATTTAAATTCAACAACGATGAAGCAGGTTTCGCTCACAACCTCCGGTTGTCTTCAACAACCCCTGGTTGTAACTTCTCACCGTTCAAAGCCGCGCGAAGTCTGTTCCCGGCGGTGCGGTGATTCCCAGACGAACTTTCTCATCTCGAATCTGAACCACTACGATTTCGATGTCGGGGGATACCTTGATCGTTTCGTTCATGTAGAGAATATTCTGCACCGGCAGCATTTCTCCGACTCCACTGACCACCAGTTGCACCTTATTGAACCGAATCCAGCCCACAGTGATCTGGAAATCATCGATCAGCAGGCTTTCGCCCGTCTTTCGCGAGAGCACCAGCAATTCCGATTCCTTTCGTTTTCATCCACTCGAGCGCAGACTGTTATTTCACATCCTGTTTTACCGGTTCACCCTGCTCTGGTGCTTCAACCGGTTTCCCCGTCCGCTCCTGTCCCGCGACGAAGACCTTGCCGTGATCGATTTCAATCGGCTGCCCCTCTTCCAGCATGCCATAGCTCAGGTCATTCACAGTCAGGGCTTCGTTTTGGATTTTGACCCTCACAGCACCACACTCGAAGATATAGGTGGCATCATCCCCAAACGTGGCGGAAGTACTGGACGTCATCGCACTTCCCGGCTTGACCAAGACATGATGCGATCCCATGTCCGTTTCACTTTCCGCATTTACGCTGACATTAAAGGAGCAGCCTGGCAGCATTGACACCGCGACCAGCAACATCAGCCTCAAACAGAAAATGCGACGCATGGCCACCACCTTATTTAAAACGGTCTCACTGCGAAAAAGAGCACACTTTTTTATTGTAATTCGAAGTACCAGACATCAAAGCGCAATCACTGCGATTCTCAAGAATAGAGTGACAGTTCGCGTTCGATCTGCTGAACCAGTTGCTCAGGAACTTGAGACTGATGTCGGGCCAGCTTTTCTCCAATCTTCGCCCTTTCTTCCGCCGAGGGTCGTGTGAAGACACGGTAGCTTTGCCCGGCGCTGCACCATCTCTGAATCATCGAAGCCGCTACCGCTGCTGTTTCCGGCTCGGAATGCACGACAGCTTCCAGCAGCCAGGGAAAACTCGACCATTTACCTTGAGCCGCAAGCAGCTCACAGGCATGTCGCCGCGCATGAACTGTCTCTGCTTCGAGGACGACTGCCAGCAGATCGGCACTGGGTATCTGTGTGATCCAGGGACGCAATGACCTGCCCGCCGTACGAACTACCCGCGGACTGCTGTCGCCTAGAAAAGGCATCACTTCCGGAATCGCATCACGTTGCAGCAAACGAACCACCGCGCGAATGCCCGCACAACGTCGACTGGGAAATGGATGCACTAACAGGGTGCGCAGAAATTCCAGATCGCTTGCTTCTCCCACCGCCGCCAGCCCTTCAATGGCCGGCAGTGACTCCGGGTGTTTCACAACCGCGTTTCGATAAAATCGCACCGCATGACCGGGATCAATCCGGTTCAGATAATAACAGGCCATTTCCTGGATACTGCGACTCCGATCCAGCAGAGCCGCCTCCCACGTCGTGACGGCATTCGCAGGATCTAACTCCGCCAGTTGCCGATAGGCTTCACTGCGCACCGGCAGAAACGTATCGTTCAACCTGCACTCCAGGTGCATCTGACGATCCTGTAGTGAGAGTTCCTGACACTGTTCCACAGGCAATTCTCTTAGACCACGACAGCATTGATAGCGAATGACGGGATCTTTCGAAAACATGCCATATACTAAAAGCCGTTGATTCGTGTATTTCAGATAGTAGAGAGCATAGCGTACTATGTTGCGTCCCAGTTTCGCATCGACCGTAAGAGCCACAACCTGTCGTTCTAAAAACTGATCCTGTTCTTCTTCCAGCAACCGCTTGACCAGGTCTCCAATCATAGGCCTGTGATCGTATCTGCTCCAGGTCTCCATCTGAAAGATCAGCTCCAGCAACGAAGGGCTGACACGGACAGGCCCTGCCTGCAACCGCCGCCTGACTTCCTTCTGCGCAGCTTCGGCAATCGGTTTCACCCAGTCATTCTGTCTGATCACCAGACAGGGTAGAGCTTCATTGGTGTCGATGTCTGTCAGCAGTCGTACTGCTTCCTGCCGCACATAACCATTTTTGTGAAACGAAAGCAGACTCAAAACCGCAGCGTACTCCCGTTGATCCGGACTCCCGGCGATTGCAGATACGTCGACGGGTTGAATCCGCGACCGCTTTTGAATTCGATCGCTGGCATTCCACCACAAGGACTGTTCTTCCAACGCCAGCAGATCCCTGGCGGAAATCTGCTCCAGCAGTGCAGCAACGGTCTCCCGCGCAGCGGCCCTCGCGTCCCGATCAACGCTGGTCAGAAAATGAGCCACATACGGCAGTACCGCCGGTTCGTTCAATTCCCCCAGCTTCCGCAGTAATCCAGAGACATCCCTGCACCCCAGAATCTGGCGAAACCACGACTGCCTGCGCTCACTCGCAGCGAGCTGATTCACAATTTCCCAGGCAGCCGTAGACAGTTTCATTAAAGATTCCAGCATGATTAAAATGAGACGGTATCTAGCAGGTAAACTACTGGAGAAACGATAAGCAGATCAGGTCTTTCTAAATGGACAACAGAAACGATAAATGAGTTCGTCTTTTCTCACACGTGACATGACTCCCCGATCACAACGCCATGCTAAGGAATCGGTCCCCAGATTTTGACCAGCAGCGTGAACATCGCGGGATCGTGCTGCTTCAGTTCGGCCCGAACGAAGGGGTAGAAATCGTTGACGCCAAAATACGCTTCGGTCGATTCGGCGAAATATTCTTTGTGGTTGTTCAAACCGTAATGTCGGACTTTGATTCCCGTGTGACAGAGCACACTCTCGTAGATGCCTGCCTGCTTCGCCGCATCAAAGGTCGCGACAATCTCTGCCTGGTCGAAACTCAAGACCTGATCGTGATAGGCGTGCGCCAGCTCATGCAGAACCACATACGGATGCTGCGCCCACATGTTGCGATTGAGCAACTGCCGGGCGACGGGAATATGTACGTGCTGCGCCAGGCGTGGATCGTAGCCGTGCGCCTCCAGCCAGCCGCGACTGGGATGGTACTGCATTTTATCCAGCTCCGCATGCTGCAGATCCAGCCAGATAGGAAACTTCTGCAACGCCGCCACCCGTTCCGGCGGTACAATGTATTTCACCCGCTGCAGATGATTGGCGAGTGCATCCAGCGATTTGCGCCCCAGCTCGGCATGTTCCTCAGAAAATAACTGCGGGTCCACATCCACCGTCCAGCCTTCAATCTGCTTTTCCACCGGATCGGGAAACGTTTTTTTTTCTTCCATCGAGAAAGAACTGCGCAGCGGGATCAGCGAAGTACAGAGCAGAAAACAGACAATGAGCATACGTGGCAACATGAGAGACCTCTGGGAGAACACGAACCATTCTAAAGAAACACAATCAGCGGCTGACATCATATCAAACCGGGCGACAGATCCCACTGGTATTTACCTTCAGAACAGCTAGACTGTGTCCAGTTTTACTGTAGCGTCTCCAGGGCCATTTGGACAGAGTATACTAGATTGTGAGACACTATGGTTAAATGTGATACGCTCTAGAATAAAATACAAAATCATTTCCTTTCTTCACTTCCAGGTAATGACTCATGAATACAGAATCACAATCAGCCTGGAAACGCTGCCTGCCCTGGCTGGTCCCCTTACCGCGTAAGATGTTTGATAAACCACAAACGGGGAAACAGATGCTCGTTTATTATCTCTGGCGGGTGTCCGCATTTTATGTATTCCTGCTGATTCTGTTGATGCTTGCTCAACGCTGGCTCATCTATCAACCCACGCGGGTCTCCTCTTTATCAATCGATCAGGCCAATGCTCCCTTCGGCGTGATACATGAAATTTCCACCACAACGGAAGACGGTCTCGATCTGAAAGGCTGGCATTTTCTGGCAGGCCAGGTCGCCTGTACTGACAAAGCCGCCTGCGATGCGGAACTGGACAAGGGACGTCCTGTCGTGATTCTCCTGCACGGTAACGGCGGAAACCGTCTGCACCGCATTGAAGACTGTCGCCTGCTGGCCAGTCTGAATCTGCATGTCTTCGCTTTCGACTACCGGGGTTACGCCGAAAACCCGGGCAGCCCCAGCCAGACCGGCTTGCTCAAAGACGCCCGCGCGATCTGGAAGTACGCCGTCCGCGATCGCAAAATTGATCCTTCGCACATCATTCTGTTTGGAGAATCGCTGGGCGGCGGCGTTGCCACTCTGCTGGCCAGCGAACTCTGCGAGCAGAATACACCGCCGGCAGGGCTGATTCTCCGCTCCACCTTCAGCTCCCTGGTCGATGCCGCCTCCAGTCACTTTCCCTGGATTCCCGTCAGCCTGTTATTGTGGGACCGGTACCCCAATCAGCGGCTCATCGGAAACATCACCTGTCCCATCCTGATGGTTCACGGGACGGCAGATCGCATCGTCCCGTTTGAACTGGGCGAAAAGTTATTCGCTGCCGCACCCGAAAATTCCGCGTCCGGCATTCCCAAACGCTTCCTAAAAATTGAACTCGGTACCCATAACGGCCTCTTGTACGAAGCCCGCGGAAAGATGAGAGACGCGTATCACGAGTTCACCAGCCAGCTCGCTCCACCTGACCTGGCAGCACAGTAAGCCATTCTGCAGTTACTGTTTCAACATATGCCAGTCTGACCGCGTTTGCTGCGAAAGTCGCTCGGGGTGACACCCGTCAGCTTTCGAAACGTGCGCGTGAAATAAGCCGGCGAAGAAAAACCGAGCGTACGACTGATCTGGTCGATGGTCATCGACGGGTTACCCAGCATCCGCTTGGACTGCCAGATTTTCAATTCGTTGAAATACGCCATGATCCCGCAGCCATACGTTTTGCGGAATACGGTTTTTGCCAGTGTAGGGCTCACGTGCAGTTCACGGGCCACTTCTGGAATCGTCAGGCGATCATTCACCCGATTCAACAGCAACCGCCGAATCTGTAATGCGACGTCATCTTCAGAATCCAACTCTACCGCGGGAGCCAGATGCTCCAGGACCAGCGAAAGAAAAACCAGCAGACGACTGGTCAGCTGAATCTTGCGATGCGCGTGTTCGGCAACCAGCTGGTCTGCCATCCGCCAGAACGCATGCTGCAGATCAGGATTACCCGCCGAGCTGATACGATGCACGCCGGTCACCAGTGTCTCTAATTCCCGGCACGCTTCGGCGATTCCTGATTCTTCCGGCCAGTCTCCCAGCCGCTCCAGATCGATCAGGAATGCGACCGTTGATGCGGTATGCGGGCCTTCATTCGACCAATGATGATCCACACCCGGACCGATCATACAGAAATCGCCCGCGTCCAGATGATAATCTCCGTCGGGTGTCTTCAACGTTAACGGCCCCTGCAGACTCCCATGCATGGCCATCACCGCGTGATTATGCTTCTGGGTGGTCGTACCCGCGGGAAAATGTCCCGAGGTAAATCGTGCGAATGGACCAGGGGTCTGATGGTAGTAAGCCAGATAACTCCAGCTCTGCCTGAGTGATTCCAGCCGCTGCGGACGTGCGGAAGGTAAGTAATAGGAAAGGTCCGCCTTCTCATAATCCAGGCTGGTGTCACGCTGGAGGAAAGGCTGCATTCGAGGCTTATCACTGATGGAAGTTTTAGAGTGCATACGAGAGCCCGGCTTGATTTGATCGATCTTGGGATGCGAACGCGTTTCATTACCTGGCAGGACTTGTTCCAGCCGTGTATTCCGATTTCACAGCAAGAGCAGGGGACCTGATTATAACCTACATGGAACACCCCTCAACAGGTTAATTATCACAATAAAGCTAACAAAACCATAAACGACTGTCCTCAAATAAGATAGACCAATCTTTTTTGATTGTTCAAACATGTCCGATAGTGAAATCTTTCTGTCTGATAAGACATGTTCAATGACTGATCTCAGTGTAAAGTGGAATGACTACTGAAGTTTTTCACGTTTCCTGCAGGCGTCCTGCCGCCTTGATTGTGATGTTGACTCAAAGTCAATTTCATCCCTCCTGCATGGGCCCCTGACAGGCCCGGTGTTCATCAAACCTGTTACTACACGAGTTTGCCCGTCGGCTGCTTGTAATTCTGCGCTCTACGATAACCTGAATGTTCATTTTTTAACCAGCTGATTTGGTTTATAAATTTTAGAAAAGGACGTGGTCTCGTGAAACGAAAAGCATTTACCCTGATCGAATTACTGGTGGTGATTGCCATCATAGCCATCCTCATTGCCTTACTACTGCCGGCAGTCCAACAGGCGCGTGAAGCTGCCCGTCGCAGTGCCTGCAAAAACAATCTGAAACAAGTTGGACTGGCGTTTCATAATTACCATGACGCTTTCCGTACGTTTCCCATCGGTGCCCAGGTCCCCATTTATCAGGCCAACTGGCGCGTATCGATTCTGCCTTACATGGATCAGGCCAACCTCTACAACAGCCTGACACAGACTCCGGCGAACGGACGTGGCTACAACACTTACAACGGCTGGACCGGTGATGGTGGATACGGAACCGGCGCCGGCTCGAATGAAGCCTTGAATAACGCACTGGTCACTCCCTTTAAATGTCCCTCCAGTGTTACAGATCCGTTTTTTGCCGGAACCGCCAACGGTATTTCTCCCGGTCAGTCTAATGGAGACCTGGGTATGACGATGGACTACGTAGGCATCGCAGGCGCTTACACGGCAGCCGCACCCTTCAACACCAATGCCGTCGACAACACGTATTATGGTGTGATGGCACAAAACGGAATGCTGCAGATCGGCAAATCGGTTCTGATGCGTGACTGTACCGACGGAACTTCCAACACCATCATGGTCGGTGAAGATTCCGGCCTGATCGCCAATGTCGACTACCGTAAAAATCTTTCAGGCGGCTGGTCGGGGCATCGCGGTGTCTCCACCAGTGGCGGATCGGGCTATGGCGGAGGAGGTGTTGTCACCATTCGATATTCACCCAATCCCAAAACCAAACCCGCATACACGGGCGCAGGATTCAACAACGGTCCGCTCACATCATTCCACGTCGGGGGCGTACATGCACTGCTGGCTGATGGAGCCGTCCGCTTCCTCTCGGATAATATCGACTTCAACACCCTGCTGGCGCTGGGCGCCATTCAGGACGGAAAAGTACTCGGCGAATTTTAATTCCCGATGAATTTACGAATGGAAACACACAGCCGGTCAACTGCTGGCTGTGTGTACTCCAGAACCTGACGCTCATATTCAATGTGATGTCTGATCACAAAAAACCGGGAGACTTCCGCATGCTGACTTTAATACCTGCTTCCTTCAGAACTTTTCTCCAACTCCGTAACAGTGCCCTCTGCTGTCTCGCGGTGCTGACAGTAACACTGTTGACCGGCTGTGGTGGCACAACGGTGGCCTCCAAACCAATGGGAACCGTCAGCGGAACCGTCACCCTCAAAGGTCAGCCACTGAGCAATTGCCGCGTGAATTTTATTTCCGAGCAACTGGGCGCCA is from Gimesia maris and encodes:
- a CDS encoding HpcH/HpaI aldolase family protein translates to MLVKKLKDKLIKGETVYGSLFQYAVVPAMVESIPENSLDFVIVTPEHTTLDLAEFLPLRYALNSKGIACLARTHSRDAADVARVCDTFDGVVVPYVEEYEQAQQLAAAAVYRPLKGIVLDEVLKTGKFVNQKTADYIEKRNENTLFIPMIESVPGIQNLEKICSIPGVHAVFVGPGDLTANMGIPGEYDNPDLIAAIQKVIDIANQQHVAAGCWFGTTKQAVRTIRQGARLVVYANDGLMLKHAMQSAYSELRKG
- a CDS encoding neutral/alkaline non-lysosomal ceramidase N-terminal domain-containing protein; this translates as MRYLSLMMSSVLSLTLLLCVLPADGFGALSAGVAAIDVTPEKLPALQNGQFLEINQDKVLDRLYARCFVLQSEETTVAIVVVDSCMIPRDICDRAKILARSKTGIPVERILISSTHTHTAPSVMDYCLGTNSDPTYERFLPPRLAEGIAKAYANLEPAWVGFTSVDAPEHTHCRRWLRQPDKPGEDPFGEKTVRAMMHPGHQNPDYIGPAGPVDSGLSLLSIQSADGKRPLGLLANYSMHYFGARGGFSADYYGKFCQLMEEKIGKTGDPEKPFVAAMSQGTSGDLQWMDYSKPRRSDYSIDQYTSELAEIALNAYQKIIYGMGTPQLEMAQTILELNRRLPTPERLAWAEAINAKRGERRPANRPEVYAEQALWIEAHPVEELILQVICIGDLAITAIPNEVYGITGIKLKAQSPFEYTFNMSLANGAAGYIPPPEQHFLGGYTTWPARTAGLEVYAEPQIEGALLEMLEQISGQQRKTLTTDFYSVQQRAAFQRAKADDNNRVNRGRKIVKSKD
- a CDS encoding SGNH/GDSL hydrolase family protein, which produces MMLRRLPLFVLMTVISILAVPVAVNAEHEGKVQILLLGDSTTEGSIPRKLKPKGPHLEQVLEQLLAAEGDLPACHVINSSLSGEYIKRLFDSKRYDRAAAKLPGLDYIFIRYGLNDRARRENFTENFPRDFHQLLARLREDHPNALLIPMTVIPFANEADSETINDLVFDVAKKENLEVFDIYPRYAEELKKGQNMLTYRRYPLSKVPEKYHALVKPFVIGGSVVVMANELDPILGDLPGWYSDRHPNLAGYNVIADETAAYMAKLLRAKQSKTEKKQ
- a CDS encoding carbon storage regulator is translated as MLSRKTGESLLIDDFQITVGWIRFNKVQLVVSGVGEMLPVQNILYMNETIKVSPDIEIVVVQIRDEKVRLGITAPPGTDFARL
- a CDS encoding HEAT repeat domain-containing protein, with protein sequence MKLSTAAWEIVNQLAASERRQSWFRQILGCRDVSGLLRKLGELNEPAVLPYVAHFLTSVDRDARAAARETVAALLEQISARDLLALEEQSLWWNASDRIQKRSRIQPVDVSAIAGSPDQREYAAVLSLLSFHKNGYVRQEAVRLLTDIDTNEALPCLVIRQNDWVKPIAEAAQKEVRRRLQAGPVRVSPSLLELIFQMETWSRYDHRPMIGDLVKRLLEEEQDQFLERQVVALTVDAKLGRNIVRYALYYLKYTNQRLLVYGMFSKDPVIRYQCCRGLRELPVEQCQELSLQDRQMHLECRLNDTFLPVRSEAYRQLAELDPANAVTTWEAALLDRSRSIQEMACYYLNRIDPGHAVRFYRNAVVKHPESLPAIEGLAAVGEASDLEFLRTLLVHPFPSRRCAGIRAVVRLLQRDAIPEVMPFLGDSSPRVVRTAGRSLRPWITQIPSADLLAVVLEAETVHARRHACELLAAQGKWSSFPWLLEAVVHSEPETAAVAASMIQRWCSAGQSYRVFTRPSAEERAKIGEKLARHQSQVPEQLVQQIERELSLYS
- a CDS encoding metallopeptidase — its product is MLPRMLIVCFLLCTSLIPLRSSFSMEEKKTFPDPVEKQIEGWTVDVDPQLFSEEHAELGRKSLDALANHLQRVKYIVPPERVAALQKFPIWLDLQHAELDKMQYHPSRGWLEAHGYDPRLAQHVHIPVARQLLNRNMWAQHPYVVLHELAHAYHDQVLSFDQAEIVATFDAAKQAGIYESVLCHTGIKVRHYGLNNHKEYFAESTEAYFGVNDFYPFVRAELKQHDPAMFTLLVKIWGPIP
- a CDS encoding alpha/beta hydrolase codes for the protein MNTESQSAWKRCLPWLVPLPRKMFDKPQTGKQMLVYYLWRVSAFYVFLLILLMLAQRWLIYQPTRVSSLSIDQANAPFGVIHEISTTTEDGLDLKGWHFLAGQVACTDKAACDAELDKGRPVVILLHGNGGNRLHRIEDCRLLASLNLHVFAFDYRGYAENPGSPSQTGLLKDARAIWKYAVRDRKIDPSHIILFGESLGGGVATLLASELCEQNTPPAGLILRSTFSSLVDAASSHFPWIPVSLLLWDRYPNQRLIGNITCPILMVHGTADRIVPFELGEKLFAAAPENSASGIPKRFLKIELGTHNGLLYEARGKMRDAYHEFTSQLAPPDLAAQ